GGGCCCAATGATATGATATTGGAGGTGAAGAACGATCCTTTAATTACTTTGCAAGGAAAAAAGGAGCAAAGGGTATTGGATGGTTCATTAACTACCGTGAGTAATAATATTGAAGCAGGCTTTTCTGATTTAATGGCTAGCTCTGGTGAACAGAGCagccaaatgcaatgaaaataTTAAGTTGGAACATTTGTGGTTTGGAGAGATCACGAACTATTAACAGGCTCAAAAACAAGTTGAGAGCCATTAATCCCCGAATTTTGTTTCTTATAGAAACAAAATTAAGTTCTAAAAGAATGGAAGCAGTTAGATTGAAATGCGGGTTTGAAAATGGAATTGATATTGGAGCGTTGGGCTCAAAAGGAGGACTATCTCTGGACTGGAAAGGAAATTCTTTGATCCAACTCAAAAGTTTTTCTTCTTTTCATATTGATGTTGAGGTGTGTGATAATGAATGTGATGTAGTTTGGAGATTAACGGGGTTTTATGGGAATCCAGATGAAAGGAGCAGAGTTAAATCTTGGGATTTACTCAGACGTCTGAGTCACGATCAAATGATGCCTTGCGTTGTTTTGGGGGATTTTAAtgaaatcacaaactcttttgaAAAAAGAGGGGGTCGACTGAGAGCTAAACATCAAATGAATGAATTACGAATGACGTTGGAAGATTGTGGACTTAAAAATCTAGGTTACATTGGAAGGTGGTTTACGTGGGAGCGTGGAAGGTTTTTGGCTACAAACATAAGGGAGAGGCTGGATCGGGGAGTTGCATCTTTGAATTGGGTGAATCTTTATCCAAGCTACTAGCTAGAACATTTGAGCCactctttttcagatcattgtcCTATACTACTGGATACAATGGGTAGAAAAAGGAGTGAGTTATGCAATAAAGACAAAATTTTTCGGTTTGAGGCCAAGTGGTGCTTCGAGAATTCATTTGAGCAGAAGGTTAAGAGATATTGGGCTGATTATTCAAGAAGTGTTCCGGACAGGCTGGAGAGAATGAGACAGCAGACCCAGAGATGGGAAAAACCTAGAAGTAGGGAGCAAAAGAAGAACCGCGCAGAATTAGAAGAGCGACTAAACAGTCTCTATACTCGGGATCCAACTGATGAAATACTAGCTGAAACTGTAGCTGTTCAAATGGGTCTTAATTTGGAGGCTGATCAAGAGGAAATTTTTTGGGAACAATGAGCTCGCGTCAATTGGTTGAAAAGTGGAGATAGAAACACTAGTTATTTCTATAAAGTAGCTGTTCAACGACAAATTCATGGACAAATTAAGGACTTGGAAGGGGAGAACGGCACAAGGACTACCACGAATGATGAGATGCTGAAGCTTACTTTGGATTTTTTTGGTAATCTTTTTTTGACTTCAGAAACAGGTACGAATTAACGCCTATTTGAGTTAGTTGAAAAAAGAATTACTGCAGATATGAATGAGAAGCTACTACAGAATTTTACTAAGGAGGAGATTACTCAAGCTGTCAAATTAATGGAGCCTTTGAAAGCCTCCAGAATTGATGGATTCCCAGCAATCTTTTTTAAAAGGTACTGGCATATTATTGGTCCTGACATTATTAGCTACTTTTTGTCTATTTTGAATGGAGAAACTGAAATAGGCGAGATTAATAAAACACGTGTTATTTTGATTCCTAAAGTCAAAAATCCAAAAAACCTTTCACAATTTAAACCCATAAGTCTGTGTAAcgtagtttacaaaattatcgcaAAAGTCTTGGTGAATCGTATGAATGTAATATTGGAAAATTGTATTAATGAAGCCCAATGGGCTTTCATCCCAGGAAGACGTATATCGGATAATGTGCTGATTGCTTATGAGGTCCTTCATTCACtgaagatgaaaaagaaaggaaaaaaaggaCACTTTGCGCTTAAACTCGACATGAGTAAAGCGTACGATCGAGTTGAATGGGATTTTTTGGCTGGAATGATGATGCATTTGGGTTTTCACGATGATTTGATTGTTCTCATAATGCGATGTGTTTGTTCTGTTTCCTATTCTGTGAGGCTTAATGGATCAGACAGTGAGTGGTTTTCATATTCAAAAGGCTTAAGATAGGGAGATCCTCTCAGCCCTGATCTCTTTTTAATCTTTGCGGAGGGTTTTTTCTACGCtacttaataaattaaaaaataaaggcCTGATGAAGGGTGCCCCTATTGGAAGAGAAAGATTTTCAATTAATCATTTGTTCTTTGCGGATGATTGTATTCTATTTGGAGACGCATCAAATGATGGAGCTATGGTGGTTCGAGATACTTTCGGGAGTTTGAGATGGTTTCGGGTCAGAGGGTGAATTTTGATAAATCACTCATCTATTTTGGGGCTAATGTGGATACAAATGTCAAAGAATCTATTACTAATTTACTGGGTGTTCGGGTGGCTTCCAATCCGGAAAAGTATTTAGGGATGCCTATGATGGTAGGACAGAAAAAGAAGTGGGCTTTTGCTAATTTTGTCGACCGGTTTAGAAAACGAATTGAAGGTTGGAGTTTGCATTACTTATCTATGGGAGGAAAGGAAGTTTTTGTTAAGTCAGTTTTACAAAGTATACCAGTTTACGTTATGTAATGTTTTGCTCTACTGAAAACGTTATGTCGAAAACTTGAAGGCGTAATGAATAAGTTTTGGTGGTCCAATAACAAATCGCTTAAGGGCATTCATTGGAGTAATTGGGATGCTTTGTGCAAACCGAAAAGTGTTGGTGGGCTGGGTTTTAAAAATCTAGTTTTGTTTAATAAAACCTTATTAGAAAAACAGGTTTGGCGTATTTTATCCCAGCCTAATTGTCTTTTAGCAAAAGTTTTAAAAGCCCGTTATTACTCTTTTTCAGATATATTATCAGCAAAAATTGGCTCTTACCCATCGTTTACCTGGAGAAGCATTTGCAGTGCTCGAGACTTGATCGACGAAGGAATTCTGTGGAGAATTGGTAATGGTGCTAGCATAAATATTTGGAATGACCCCTGGTTACCTGGAGCAGGAAATAACAGAATATCAGCTCAACAAATTAATCTGAATTGGACGACAGTAAATCAGTTGATTGATTCTGAGACCAACCTGGAACAAGGATCTGATTTATAATATTGTTGATGAAGATCATGCAACTCGCATTTTTTCTATTCTACTTTCTGAGGCTAACTCGAAGGATATGCTGGTCTGGAAACATGAAGGCACTGGGGAGTATTCTGTGAAGAGCGAGTACCGGGTCCTTGTTACAGAACTATTACATAATTCTACATACACTTCCTCTAACGTCGAGGCCTATAAGGATTTTTACATATCCTTTTGGTCTTTGAACATCCCAGCAAAGATAAAAATACATTTATGGAGACTGTTTAATAATTTTTTGCCCCATTACTATAATTTGCTTCAAAGAAGTTTAAGGGTTGAAGTCAACTGCCCTATTTGTAAAGCAGCTCTTGAAGATTCTGACCATCTGCTGTGGTCTTGTGGTATCTTACAGCAGATCTGGGCTTCTCTCAAAATCAAGATTGCTCTTGATGATGGCTTTTCGAGCTGTAAAAGTCGTTTTGTTAATACTTTCTCTGCAACTGATAATCATAACATACAACTTATTGCAATTTCTATATGGGCACTACGGTAAAGACGAAATGAGTTGATTTATGAAGGAGTTAAATTTCTTTACAGGAACTGCTTGGATTCATTCGAGGTTATGGTCATGAAATCCGCCTAAGCCAAGAGAATCTGAGAATTTTTTATAGATCTCCGGAAACAGAACGATGGTACCCCCTAGAAATTGGTTTTATTAAAATCAATTTTGACGTAACTTTTAAAGTTGACTCTAGAACTTCTACAACAGCAGTACTGGCTAGGGATTCAAAATGAGAAGTGGTAGGGGCAGAAACTTATCTGTTCGAAGACATTGTCGACGCTTTTGTGGCCGAAGCGAGGGCGTGTGAAAGGGCTCTCCTCTTCGCGATCAAAATGGGTTTTCGATGGCTGCTTGTAGAGGGGGATTCACTGTCGGTTATCAAAAAGCTCAAGACAAAGAGGGAGGATAGATCGATTATTAGACCAATCATAGAACACATTTGGTTATTGGAAAACTTTTTGGAAAAAGTATCTTACATTTTTGTTCCCTGGTTGGTGAATGAAGCAGCACATACTTTGGCtttggaaggaagaagaagacTAATCTCTGGATTTTGGGATGATAGAGTTCCAGAATCAGTCAGGATATTAGTGGAAAGGGACCGGACGGCCTGGATCCAGAGTCATCAAGTTTCTTGCTAGGTTTTTGTGGCTTTGAAGATGGAGAAGGTTCTTTTGAATCTCTATGGTTTGTCTCAAAGCTACTGGTTTTTCCTCATCTGTGCTATTCTCGAAAACGTTTCAGATACAAAATGTGAAGGAAATTTTTGCCTGGTATTTGGAAATGAATCGCTTTGGTTTTGGTTAAAGGTGGTTTTATTTTCTATGCTTATGTTGTTTTGTTTTCCTAGGTGCGGCTTCATTTGTTTTTAGCTGTTAGTTTGCTGCTACTTCTgtcttttctatttaattttgttGTGACTTTTGCTTTATTTCACCTTGAGCCGTGCTTCAATAAATGCCAGTCtattcaaacaaaaaaaaattattcatataaatccttttttaatttgttttgtgtaatatagattttaaaattcttttacattatttattttaaattcgttttatgtatttttcattttaaattgttttattatttactttaaaattttatatatattatcaatttcaaattattttatctatttttttatatatatactagtTATTTTTAGATGTCTTGTATATTACTTATTATAAATTTCTTtttagataatatttattttaaacttatttatatattatttatcttaaattattttacatattattcattttaaacttTTCCCATATATTATTTATGTCAAACTTTAGCCTATATTacctattttaaaatttcttatacatatattctatttttaaatttttgtacattgttgatattaaatttcttttttttcacattatttattttaaattcatttcttatcattttaaaatttgttttacgttttattcattttaatttgctttataattttttaaattgttatatattatttaattcatttgtCTTTGATTATTAATGATTAGTATTTAAATAATGTATGTTCGTGATTATTGCCATTGTGTGTATTTTAATtcgtttatttcatatttttgcattattattattcattcgtATAATGTTGTGTCCATGTATCATTGCTCTAGGCTCATTACTATATTTCTATTTCATATCATCGCCTCATGAATCAAGCCCCGTTACATTTATCCAATAAATCGTTTTATTTTAACCCAAACAAATAATACACGTCGCTTAAATATCGTACTCGCTATggttcaaaaacaaaattttctaaataagacAATGTTTTGCGTTTTGGAACATcaaggaattgtgccctaacttactgggtttcgattttctcgttgattctaaatagccaaatatcctttcgagttttaaaacacacgaaattccaattaaaattaaagacaaacttgcgctcgggagttcatgggatcgtgtcctaacttacgggatgtgatacttcgATATCTCGAGACGAGGAAATCTTTAGCAATCGTTTTGATCTAATTCAAGCATTTTTAAAATCGACGTTAataaaaaaggatcgtattttaaatcaattcccgatttctaattttcaacattaagacactaactaatcaatttggtaccaattttgggcgtggcgagggtgctaatccttcctcgtacgtaaccgactcccaaacccattctctcgagtttcgtagaccaaaaataccgttttagtaaactaaaacgttttattaaaaaaaaagtgatCCGATCACACGTAATAAAGATCGGTGACGACtcccattttaatttttattttcaaacaaaatcgatttccgtttttaaaaaaaaatatttcgaCAAAAATTATCAACACAAAAGGAAGAAAATCATGTTAAGAATAGTAATAAACAACAGCAACATGCAACaataataaatagataaataaaatataaagaaaaaagaaaaaaagaatgggGTCTACCTAACACACGTTGGATGAAGCACAACGGCCTGGGACAGTGGAGATGGGGGCACAACAAGGTAGGAGCGACGACGTTAGGGCTGGGGCAATCAACCTGGGTAAAAAGTTGCAGCAATGAGCAGTGAAGGATTGGTGCAAGGGAGAGGCTGGAACAACAACATGCGGATCGATCGAGGCAGCCAATGGTGGTGTAGAAACGGTGCAACAACCGAACAGAAAAAAGAAGAACGAAGATGGAAAAAGGGACCTCCAGTTTTGAGTGGGATTTtctatgttcttttttttttttttttggtcactTTCtacaacataaaaattaaaaagtgaataaataaaaagctatttatcaaaattaatctaaattatcttaaataataaaataataatataagtatataaaataatactaattCATGTAACTTCTAATTTTCCTAAttaattaatagtaataataaaatccGTAGGTAtcctaatataattttaataataatcatCCTATACGATTAATTATCCTAAGAAAATTCAATAACATAAAGTcctatttttattaataataataataataataataataataaaagaaaaaccaacaatttaactaaattttaaaataaaaatattaattgcaAAACTAATCCCTCACTTAAAGATGAAaattcaaattaatccttaatatCAAATCAAAGTTGAATTTAAgcatagaattaaattaaaaattaaaataaattcacgatatcataatttattattattataatatatatttttccaaataataaatttaaatttaacatgattatcacaacttttattttaataaagcttttttttacttttttaatatTATAGATGATTTTAGATTAGGAATGGAGTAATTGTAAATTTTCATGCATCTTCTCAAAGATAAATCACCGTTGGCTTCTTTCCCTAACAGCTGCGTAACACGCCTACTCTTTCCCTCATATTTAGCCTTCAAGAATCCTCCCACAAAACCCAAtctcaaagaaagaaagaagctcATGGCGTATGAACAAGAATATCATCCCAAGCTTCAGTTCCCCTTAGATTCCAACTCTTACGACATCACCGCTGAAATCGGTGCTGGTGTTTGTTCTAAAGTTTATACAGCCCAATGTCTTCCCATCAATTCAACTGTTGTTGCCATTAAATCCATCGATCTTGATCAGTCCAACGCCGATTTCCGCAACCTTATCGGACGTGAAACCAACACCTCCTCGCTTCTTTCCCACCCCAACATCCTCAATCCTCATTCTTCCTTCACCGCCGGCAACCGTCTCTGGGTGGTTATGCCCTTTATGTCCGGCGGCTCTTTAGAGTCCATCATCTCATCTTCTTCTCCCAATGGCATACAAGAGCAATGCATTGCCATTATTCTCAAAGAAACCCTGACTGCATTGTCGTATCTTCACAGCCGAGGGCATTTGCATAGAGATATAAAGGCCAGTAACAACTTGTTGGACGATAACGGACGTGTTAAGTTTGCGGATTTCGGTGTTTCGTTATCGTTCTATGCGTCGAGTTCGGCTTACAGATTAGGTTCTTCGACATTTTCGTCGCAATACTGGTTGGCCCCAGAGGTGACTCATTCACATAAAGATTATAGTTTCAAAGCTGATATATGGTCTTTCGGTATAACTGCTCTTGTCTCAACCAAGATGTTTTCAGAAACTTTTCAAGACATGGTTGCTTCTTGTCTCGATAAAGATCCTGCAAAACGACCCTCTGCAGATGAGCTTTTGAAACATCCTTTCTTTGAGAGTTGCAATGGTACTTCGGAGTTTCTTGCGGAGAATTTGCTGCATGGATTGCCTAGTGTTGAAGAAAGGTTTAGGGCAGCAAGCAAGATTCTTGAGAAAGGTGTGGGCTGTGATCCTAATGGGGACTGGGCGTCTGGTCTGCTCCTTCACCATCTGATGTCATCGATAATGGAAGGGAAAGGCAATGAAGACGAGGAGTTTGAGGTGCATGATCCTGTATTCTCCGTGCAGTCATCACAAGCGGTGATTCCATGCGACGATGATGGTGAAGGACAACAACCGGCTGCAGGTGGCCGTGGCAATGAAGTTAATGCAGAAACAATGGAGAACGA
The Gossypium arboreum isolate Shixiya-1 chromosome 10, ASM2569848v2, whole genome shotgun sequence genome window above contains:
- the LOC108487739 gene encoding serine/threonine-protein kinase BLUS1-like — translated: MAYEQEYHPKLQFPLDSNSYDITAEIGAGVCSKVYTAQCLPINSTVVAIKSIDLDQSNADFRNLIGRETNTSSLLSHPNILNPHSSFTAGNRLWVVMPFMSGGSLESIISSSSPNGIQEQCIAIILKETLTALSYLHSRGHLHRDIKASNNLLDDNGRVKFADFGVSLSFYASSSAYRLGSSTFSSQYWLAPEVTHSHKDYSFKADIWSFGITALVSTKMFSETFQDMVASCLDKDPAKRPSADELLKHPFFESCNGTSEFLAENLLHGLPSVEERFRAASKILEKGVGCDPNGDWASGLLLHHLMSSIMEGKGNEDEEFEVHDPVFSVQSSQAVIPCDDDGEGQQPAAGGRGNEVNAETMENELMALLTSLDDQKKKEKKIFNQLGAETIDREDELEKDNARLRLELEREREQNLKLIQVVNEEVQFLHQNERLRLELENEKLRLE